In a single window of the Tachyglossus aculeatus isolate mTacAcu1 chromosome 14, mTacAcu1.pri, whole genome shotgun sequence genome:
- the LOC119936944 gene encoding uncharacterized protein LOC119936944 has translation MKIFLQPRHLCCIIFGDSTPALEHCCSKRCCCKGRIYCHQLFGSPDLWEDHKILDEAKAILREALQGPIERDGQNFVAQSLQDELSRQEEGQNRQEKLWAGDEEAQIKELDPLEEVALELERVREMYWVENGKQDHQETEQTPEESQTEEKETQTEEVEAVGLEWAGEMYTEASGELVQEETEQTPEESWSKEKGTQMEELDPVGLEVEELRPERVQGAVKPEPREKPEESAMEEDGLRGCGDLLGAGPGLWKLPTPPWFPCGSYCCDWLCSSLGWNSSPVNVLGLATDADAEGGQETFSLQEAPQDLLERDQHNSVAQSLEDHRCHIGARRKMQEELWAEEKGTQTDELDLREQEVLGLQWVREMSRGENSQQDHQEIEQTSEEPQTKEKGTQTEELDPLEQEAMDVAGAEELRLEKVQGQVKLETKEEQEETKEEELVELQSQRGHGDDLQAHPAPRKRPTPPWFPSGGHCCDWMCCSLGCLRLPLMVYVLGLAGGGPRAWSA, from the coding sequence ATGAAGATCTTCCTGCAGCCGAGACACCTTTGCTGCATCATCTTCGGGGACTCCACCCCGGCCCTGGAGCACTGCTGCTCGAAACGCTGTTGCTGCAAGGGGAGGATCTACTGCCACCAACTCTTCGGAAGCCCTGACTTATGGGAGGACCACAAAATCCTGGATGAAGCCAAGGCCATATTGCGAGAAGCGCTTCAAGGTCCTATTGAGAGAGATGGACAAAATTTTGTGGCCCAGAGCTTGCAGGATGAACTGAGCCGACAGGAGGAAGGGCAAAATAGGCAGGAGAAACTGTGGGCAGGTGATGAGGAAGCCCAGATAAAAGAACTTGACCCACTGGAGGAAGTGGCTCTAGAGCTGGAGAGGGTGCGGGAAATGTACTGGGTGGAGAACGGCAAACAGGACCATCAGGAGACAGAACAAACTCCCGAGGAATCGCAGACCGAGGAAAAAGAAACACAGACGGAGGAAGTCGAAGCCGTGGGGCTGGAGTGGGCAGGGGAGATGTACACTGAGGCGAGTGGCGAGCTGGTCCAGGAAGAGACCGAACAAACTCCTGAGGAATCGTGGAGCAAGGAAAAGGGAACGCAGATGGAGGAGCTGGACCCCGTGGGCctagaagtggaggagctgagaccaGAGCGAGTCCAGGGTGCGGTGAAGCCGGAGCCCAGGGAGAAGCCTGAAGAATCAGCCATGGAAGAAGATGGGCTGAGGGGCTGTGGAGACCTTCTGGGCGCTGGGCCCGGCCTTTGGAAGCTTCCCACGCCCCCCTGGTTCCCGTGTGGGAGCTATTGCTGTGACTGGCTGTGTTCCTCCCTCGGATGGAACTCCTCCCCAGTCAATGTATTGGGCCTGGCCACTGATGCCGACGCTGAGGGAGGCCAGGAAACATTCAGTTTGCAGGAAGCGCCTCAGGATCTTCTTGAGAGGGACCAACACAATTCTGTTGCCCAGAGCTTGGAGGACCACCGGTGTCACATAGGGGCAAGGCGGAAAATGCAGGAAGAATTGTGGGCAGAGGAAAAAGGAACGCAGACCGACGAACTTGACCTACGGGAGCAAGAGGTTCTAGGCCTACAGTGGGTGCGAGAGATGTCCAGGGGAGAAAACAGCCAGCAGGATCACCAGGAGATAGAACAAACCTCTGAGGAACCGCAGACCAAGGAAAAGGGAACGCAGACGGAGGAGCTCGACCCATTGGAACAGGAGGCGATGGATGTGGCAGGAGCAGAGGAGCTCAGACTGGAGAAAGTACAGGGCCAAGTGAAGCTGGAAACcaaagaggagcaggaagaaaccaaggaggaggagctggtggAGCTGCAGTCACAGAGGGGCCACGGAGATGACCTGCAGGCTCACCCTGCCCCTCGGAAACGTCCCACCCCTCCCTGGTTCCCGAGTGGGGGCCACTGCTGCGACTGGATGTGCTGCTCCCTTGGATGCCTTCGCCTGCCCCTCATGGTCTATGTGCTGGGCCTGGCTGGTGGCGGCCCCAGGGCCTGGTCGGCCTGA